Proteins encoded within one genomic window of Felis catus isolate Fca126 chromosome C1, F.catus_Fca126_mat1.0, whole genome shotgun sequence:
- the CASP9 gene encoding caspase-9 isoform X3: MDEADRQLLRRCRVRLVGELQVASLWDALLTRQLFTPAMIEDIQHAGSGSRSDQVRQLVIDLETRGSQALPLFISCLEDTGQDALASLLRMGRQAEKQNPQAVRPLDLMPVVVGPMGLKPEELRRRQYPLKPTPEKLTPVVLGPEELWPAKLRPEVLRPEVPRPVDIGSGPFSDICAQEISKRNADLAYVLNADPCGHCLIINNMNFCLESRLQTRTGSNIDCEKLQRRFSLLHFMVEVKHDQTAKQMVQVLVELAQRDHGALDCCVVVILSHGCQASHRQFPGAVYGTDGCPVSIEKIVNIFNGSGCPSLGGKPKLFFIQACGGERKDHGVEVASTSPEDRTPGSDPEPDAVPFQEGPGTFDQPDAVSSLPTPSDIFVSYSTFPGFVSWRDTKSGSWYVETLDGVFEQWARSEDLQTLLLRQIGMRTIPSVSSRCC; this comes from the exons ATGGACGAGGCTGACCGGCAGCTCCTGCGGCGGTGCCGGGTGCGGCTGGTCGGCGAGCTGCAGGTGGCCTCGCTCTGGGACGCTCTGCTGACCCGCCAGCTCTTCACGCCCGCGATGATCGAGGACATCCAG CATGCTGGCTCAGGGTCTCGGAGCGATCAGGTCAGGCAGCTTGTCATAGATCTAGAGACCCGAGGGAGTCAGGCCCTTCCTTTGTTCATCTCCTGCTTAGAGGACACAGGCCAGGATGCGCTGGCTTCATTGCTGAGAATGGGTCGGCAAGCAGAAAAGCAGAATCCACAGGCCGTCAGACCCCTGGACCTCATGCCTGTGGTGGTTGGACCAATGGGCCTCAAACCAGAGGAGCTCAGAAGGAGGCAGTATCCTTTAAAGCCGACTCCGGAAAAACTCACTCCAGTGGTGTTGGGGCCCGAGGAGCTGTGGCCAGCCAAGCTCCGGCCAGAGGTTCTCAGACCAGAGGTGCCTAGGCCAGTGGACATTGGTTCTGGACCATTCAGTGATATCT gtgCTCAGGAAATTTCGAAGCGAAATGCTGATTTG GCGTATGTCCTGAACGCGGACCCCTGTGGCCACTGCCTCATCATCAACAACATGAACTTCTGCCTCGAGTCAAGGCTCCAGACCCGTACCGGCTCCAATATCGACTGTGAGAAGTTGCAGCGACGTTTCTCCTTGCTGCATTTCATGGTGGAGGTGAAGCACGACCAGACGGCCAAG CAAATGGTCCAGGTGTTGGTGGAGCTGGCTCAGCGGGACCACGGTGCTCTGGACTGCTGTGTGGTGGTCATCCTCTCTCACGGCTGTCAG GCCAGCCACCGCCAGTTCCCAGGGGCTGTTTATGGCACAGATGGCTGTCCTGTGTCCATCGAGAAAATTGTGAACATCTTCAATGGATCCGGCTGCCCCAGCTTGGGAGGGAAGCCCAAGCTCTTCTTTATCCAGGCCTGTGGTGGGG AGCGGAAAGACCATGGGGTTGAGGTGGCCTCCACGTCCCCTGAAGACAGGACCCCTGGCAGTGACCCCGAGCCAGACGCTGTCCCGTTCCAGGAAGGCCCAGGCACCTTTGACCAGCCAGACGCCGTGTCTAGTTTGCCCACACCCAGTGACATCTTTGTGTCCTACTCCACCTTCCCAG GTTTTGTTTCCTGGAGGGACACCAAGAGCGGCTCCTGGTATGTGGAGACCTTGGATGGTGTTTTCGAGCAGTGGGCTCGCTCTGAGGACCTGCAGACCCTCCTGCTCAGG
- the CASP9 gene encoding caspase-9 isoform X1 has product MDEADRQLLRRCRVRLVGELQVASLWDALLTRQLFTPAMIEDIQHAGSGSRSDQVRQLVIDLETRGSQALPLFISCLEDTGQDALASLLRMGRQAEKQNPQAVRPLDLMPVVVGPMGLKPEELRRRQYPLKPTPEKLTPVVLGPEELWPAKLRPEVLRPEVPRPVDIGSGPFSDICAQEISKRNADLAYVLNADPCGHCLIINNMNFCLESRLQTRTGSNIDCEKLQRRFSLLHFMVEVKHDQTAKQMVQVLVELAQRDHGALDCCVVVILSHGCQASHRQFPGAVYGTDGCPVSIEKIVNIFNGSGCPSLGGKPKLFFIQACGGERKDHGVEVASTSPEDRTPGSDPEPDAVPFQEGPGTFDQPDAVSSLPTPSDIFVSYSTFPGFVSWRDTKSGSWYVETLDGVFEQWARSEDLQTLLLRVANAVSQKGIYKQIPGCFNFLRKKLYFKM; this is encoded by the exons ATGGACGAGGCTGACCGGCAGCTCCTGCGGCGGTGCCGGGTGCGGCTGGTCGGCGAGCTGCAGGTGGCCTCGCTCTGGGACGCTCTGCTGACCCGCCAGCTCTTCACGCCCGCGATGATCGAGGACATCCAG CATGCTGGCTCAGGGTCTCGGAGCGATCAGGTCAGGCAGCTTGTCATAGATCTAGAGACCCGAGGGAGTCAGGCCCTTCCTTTGTTCATCTCCTGCTTAGAGGACACAGGCCAGGATGCGCTGGCTTCATTGCTGAGAATGGGTCGGCAAGCAGAAAAGCAGAATCCACAGGCCGTCAGACCCCTGGACCTCATGCCTGTGGTGGTTGGACCAATGGGCCTCAAACCAGAGGAGCTCAGAAGGAGGCAGTATCCTTTAAAGCCGACTCCGGAAAAACTCACTCCAGTGGTGTTGGGGCCCGAGGAGCTGTGGCCAGCCAAGCTCCGGCCAGAGGTTCTCAGACCAGAGGTGCCTAGGCCAGTGGACATTGGTTCTGGACCATTCAGTGATATCT gtgCTCAGGAAATTTCGAAGCGAAATGCTGATTTG GCGTATGTCCTGAACGCGGACCCCTGTGGCCACTGCCTCATCATCAACAACATGAACTTCTGCCTCGAGTCAAGGCTCCAGACCCGTACCGGCTCCAATATCGACTGTGAGAAGTTGCAGCGACGTTTCTCCTTGCTGCATTTCATGGTGGAGGTGAAGCACGACCAGACGGCCAAG CAAATGGTCCAGGTGTTGGTGGAGCTGGCTCAGCGGGACCACGGTGCTCTGGACTGCTGTGTGGTGGTCATCCTCTCTCACGGCTGTCAG GCCAGCCACCGCCAGTTCCCAGGGGCTGTTTATGGCACAGATGGCTGTCCTGTGTCCATCGAGAAAATTGTGAACATCTTCAATGGATCCGGCTGCCCCAGCTTGGGAGGGAAGCCCAAGCTCTTCTTTATCCAGGCCTGTGGTGGGG AGCGGAAAGACCATGGGGTTGAGGTGGCCTCCACGTCCCCTGAAGACAGGACCCCTGGCAGTGACCCCGAGCCAGACGCTGTCCCGTTCCAGGAAGGCCCAGGCACCTTTGACCAGCCAGACGCCGTGTCTAGTTTGCCCACACCCAGTGACATCTTTGTGTCCTACTCCACCTTCCCAG GTTTTGTTTCCTGGAGGGACACCAAGAGCGGCTCCTGGTATGTGGAGACCTTGGATGGTGTTTTCGAGCAGTGGGCTCGCTCTGAGGACCTGCAGACCCTCCTGCTCAGG GTCGCTAATGCTGTTTCGCAGAAAGGGATTTACAAGCAGATTCCTGGTTGTTTCAATTTCCTCCGGAAAaaactttactttaaaatgtaa
- the CASP9 gene encoding caspase-9 isoform X5 has product MGRQAEKQNPQAVRPLDLMPVVVGPMGLKPEELRRRQYPLKPTPEKLTPVVLGPEELWPAKLRPEVLRPEVPRPVDIGSGPFSDICAQEISKRNADLAYVLNADPCGHCLIINNMNFCLESRLQTRTGSNIDCEKLQRRFSLLHFMVEVKHDQTAKQMVQVLVELAQRDHGALDCCVVVILSHGCQASHRQFPGAVYGTDGCPVSIEKIVNIFNGSGCPSLGGKPKLFFIQACGGERKDHGVEVASTSPEDRTPGSDPEPDAVPFQEGPGTFDQPDAVSSLPTPSDIFVSYSTFPGFVSWRDTKSGSWYVETLDGVFEQWARSEDLQTLLLRVANAVSQKGIYKQIPGCFNFLRKKLYFKM; this is encoded by the exons ATGGGTCGGCAAGCAGAAAAGCAGAATCCACAGGCCGTCAGACCCCTGGACCTCATGCCTGTGGTGGTTGGACCAATGGGCCTCAAACCAGAGGAGCTCAGAAGGAGGCAGTATCCTTTAAAGCCGACTCCGGAAAAACTCACTCCAGTGGTGTTGGGGCCCGAGGAGCTGTGGCCAGCCAAGCTCCGGCCAGAGGTTCTCAGACCAGAGGTGCCTAGGCCAGTGGACATTGGTTCTGGACCATTCAGTGATATCT gtgCTCAGGAAATTTCGAAGCGAAATGCTGATTTG GCGTATGTCCTGAACGCGGACCCCTGTGGCCACTGCCTCATCATCAACAACATGAACTTCTGCCTCGAGTCAAGGCTCCAGACCCGTACCGGCTCCAATATCGACTGTGAGAAGTTGCAGCGACGTTTCTCCTTGCTGCATTTCATGGTGGAGGTGAAGCACGACCAGACGGCCAAG CAAATGGTCCAGGTGTTGGTGGAGCTGGCTCAGCGGGACCACGGTGCTCTGGACTGCTGTGTGGTGGTCATCCTCTCTCACGGCTGTCAG GCCAGCCACCGCCAGTTCCCAGGGGCTGTTTATGGCACAGATGGCTGTCCTGTGTCCATCGAGAAAATTGTGAACATCTTCAATGGATCCGGCTGCCCCAGCTTGGGAGGGAAGCCCAAGCTCTTCTTTATCCAGGCCTGTGGTGGGG AGCGGAAAGACCATGGGGTTGAGGTGGCCTCCACGTCCCCTGAAGACAGGACCCCTGGCAGTGACCCCGAGCCAGACGCTGTCCCGTTCCAGGAAGGCCCAGGCACCTTTGACCAGCCAGACGCCGTGTCTAGTTTGCCCACACCCAGTGACATCTTTGTGTCCTACTCCACCTTCCCAG GTTTTGTTTCCTGGAGGGACACCAAGAGCGGCTCCTGGTATGTGGAGACCTTGGATGGTGTTTTCGAGCAGTGGGCTCGCTCTGAGGACCTGCAGACCCTCCTGCTCAGG GTCGCTAATGCTGTTTCGCAGAAAGGGATTTACAAGCAGATTCCTGGTTGTTTCAATTTCCTCCGGAAAaaactttactttaaaatgtaa
- the CASP9 gene encoding caspase-9 isoform X2 has translation MDEADRQLLRRCRVRLVGELQVASLWDALLTRQLFTPAMIEDIQHAGSGSRSDQVRQLVIDLETRGSQALPLFISCLEDTGQDALASLLRMGRQAEKQNPQAVRPLDLMPVVVGPMGLKPEELRRRQYPLKPTPEKLTPVVLGPEELWPAKLRPEVLRPEVPRPVDIGSGPFSDICAQEISKRNADLAYVLNADPCGHCLIINNMNFCLESRLQTRTGSNIDCEKLQRRFSLLHFMVEVKHDQTAKQMVQVLVELAQRDHGALDCCVVVILSHGCQASHRQFPGAVYGTDGCPVSIEKIVNIFNGSGCPSLGGKPKLFFIQACGGERKDHGVEVASTSPEDRTPGSDPEPDAVPFQEGPGTFDQPDAVSSLPTPSDIFVSYSTFPGFVSWRDTKSGSWYVETLDGVFEQWARSEDLQTLLLRHYLQQPRYRSNLSVH, from the exons ATGGACGAGGCTGACCGGCAGCTCCTGCGGCGGTGCCGGGTGCGGCTGGTCGGCGAGCTGCAGGTGGCCTCGCTCTGGGACGCTCTGCTGACCCGCCAGCTCTTCACGCCCGCGATGATCGAGGACATCCAG CATGCTGGCTCAGGGTCTCGGAGCGATCAGGTCAGGCAGCTTGTCATAGATCTAGAGACCCGAGGGAGTCAGGCCCTTCCTTTGTTCATCTCCTGCTTAGAGGACACAGGCCAGGATGCGCTGGCTTCATTGCTGAGAATGGGTCGGCAAGCAGAAAAGCAGAATCCACAGGCCGTCAGACCCCTGGACCTCATGCCTGTGGTGGTTGGACCAATGGGCCTCAAACCAGAGGAGCTCAGAAGGAGGCAGTATCCTTTAAAGCCGACTCCGGAAAAACTCACTCCAGTGGTGTTGGGGCCCGAGGAGCTGTGGCCAGCCAAGCTCCGGCCAGAGGTTCTCAGACCAGAGGTGCCTAGGCCAGTGGACATTGGTTCTGGACCATTCAGTGATATCT gtgCTCAGGAAATTTCGAAGCGAAATGCTGATTTG GCGTATGTCCTGAACGCGGACCCCTGTGGCCACTGCCTCATCATCAACAACATGAACTTCTGCCTCGAGTCAAGGCTCCAGACCCGTACCGGCTCCAATATCGACTGTGAGAAGTTGCAGCGACGTTTCTCCTTGCTGCATTTCATGGTGGAGGTGAAGCACGACCAGACGGCCAAG CAAATGGTCCAGGTGTTGGTGGAGCTGGCTCAGCGGGACCACGGTGCTCTGGACTGCTGTGTGGTGGTCATCCTCTCTCACGGCTGTCAG GCCAGCCACCGCCAGTTCCCAGGGGCTGTTTATGGCACAGATGGCTGTCCTGTGTCCATCGAGAAAATTGTGAACATCTTCAATGGATCCGGCTGCCCCAGCTTGGGAGGGAAGCCCAAGCTCTTCTTTATCCAGGCCTGTGGTGGGG AGCGGAAAGACCATGGGGTTGAGGTGGCCTCCACGTCCCCTGAAGACAGGACCCCTGGCAGTGACCCCGAGCCAGACGCTGTCCCGTTCCAGGAAGGCCCAGGCACCTTTGACCAGCCAGACGCCGTGTCTAGTTTGCCCACACCCAGTGACATCTTTGTGTCCTACTCCACCTTCCCAG GTTTTGTTTCCTGGAGGGACACCAAGAGCGGCTCCTGGTATGTGGAGACCTTGGATGGTGTTTTCGAGCAGTGGGCTCGCTCTGAGGACCTGCAGACCCTCCTGCTCAGG cattatttacaacagccaagatacagaagcaacctaagtgttcactga
- the CASP9 gene encoding caspase-9 isoform X4 — protein MDEADRQLLRRCRVRLVGELQVASLWDALLTRQLFTPAMIEDIQHAGSGSRSDQVRQLVIDLETRGSQALPLFISCLEDTGQDALASLLRMGRQAEKQNPQAVRPLDLMPVVVGPMGLKPEELRRRQYPLKPTPEKLTPVVLGPEELWPAKLRPEVLRPEVPRPVDIGSGPFSDICAQEISKRNADLAYVLNADPCGHCLIINNMNFCLESRLQTRTGSNIDCEKLQRRFSLLHFMVEVKHDQTAKQMVQVLVELAQRDHGALDCCVVVILSHGCQASHRQFPGAVYGTDGCPVSIEKIVNIFNGSGCPSLGGKPKLFFIQACGGERKDHGVEVASTSPEDRTPGSDPEPDAVPFQEGPGTFDQPDAVSSLPTPSDIFVSYSTFPGFVSWRDTKSGSWYVETLDGVFEQWARSEDLQTLLLRE, from the exons ATGGACGAGGCTGACCGGCAGCTCCTGCGGCGGTGCCGGGTGCGGCTGGTCGGCGAGCTGCAGGTGGCCTCGCTCTGGGACGCTCTGCTGACCCGCCAGCTCTTCACGCCCGCGATGATCGAGGACATCCAG CATGCTGGCTCAGGGTCTCGGAGCGATCAGGTCAGGCAGCTTGTCATAGATCTAGAGACCCGAGGGAGTCAGGCCCTTCCTTTGTTCATCTCCTGCTTAGAGGACACAGGCCAGGATGCGCTGGCTTCATTGCTGAGAATGGGTCGGCAAGCAGAAAAGCAGAATCCACAGGCCGTCAGACCCCTGGACCTCATGCCTGTGGTGGTTGGACCAATGGGCCTCAAACCAGAGGAGCTCAGAAGGAGGCAGTATCCTTTAAAGCCGACTCCGGAAAAACTCACTCCAGTGGTGTTGGGGCCCGAGGAGCTGTGGCCAGCCAAGCTCCGGCCAGAGGTTCTCAGACCAGAGGTGCCTAGGCCAGTGGACATTGGTTCTGGACCATTCAGTGATATCT gtgCTCAGGAAATTTCGAAGCGAAATGCTGATTTG GCGTATGTCCTGAACGCGGACCCCTGTGGCCACTGCCTCATCATCAACAACATGAACTTCTGCCTCGAGTCAAGGCTCCAGACCCGTACCGGCTCCAATATCGACTGTGAGAAGTTGCAGCGACGTTTCTCCTTGCTGCATTTCATGGTGGAGGTGAAGCACGACCAGACGGCCAAG CAAATGGTCCAGGTGTTGGTGGAGCTGGCTCAGCGGGACCACGGTGCTCTGGACTGCTGTGTGGTGGTCATCCTCTCTCACGGCTGTCAG GCCAGCCACCGCCAGTTCCCAGGGGCTGTTTATGGCACAGATGGCTGTCCTGTGTCCATCGAGAAAATTGTGAACATCTTCAATGGATCCGGCTGCCCCAGCTTGGGAGGGAAGCCCAAGCTCTTCTTTATCCAGGCCTGTGGTGGGG AGCGGAAAGACCATGGGGTTGAGGTGGCCTCCACGTCCCCTGAAGACAGGACCCCTGGCAGTGACCCCGAGCCAGACGCTGTCCCGTTCCAGGAAGGCCCAGGCACCTTTGACCAGCCAGACGCCGTGTCTAGTTTGCCCACACCCAGTGACATCTTTGTGTCCTACTCCACCTTCCCAG GTTTTGTTTCCTGGAGGGACACCAAGAGCGGCTCCTGGTATGTGGAGACCTTGGATGGTGTTTTCGAGCAGTGGGCTCGCTCTGAGGACCTGCAGACCCTCCTGCTCAGG